One region of Halohasta litchfieldiae genomic DNA includes:
- a CDS encoding MFS transporter encodes MSLSLSRPSLGSVRRFLRTYDLVFLVAFLWFMVQFLRFIFPPLFGTFQDVYGVSNTQTGLLFTLLMFGYSAMQFPGGWLGDRFHEVSVMAGGALLFALAAVFAGFAPTFTLIMVAAVGIGIGTGIHKTVAIAYLSRVYPERTGLSLGIMDTIGQFGGMLAPIVVVGLLASVLPWESVFFIGAAVSVVLAAALFYRAHPNKGYERRDQQGAVDHPPDDDVDQPTSETPDTSSETETVDDPDDATSYLAIFSDRKILLFLAVTMLFTFSWNGLSAFFPLFLADEKGLSPSVAGIAYSLLFAASVSQTVTGGASDRVGKLAISLLLFGVMIGGLIALLVTDSVVLILGLTVITGIGFHGFRPVRDSYLMDLIPPEIGGGTLGIVRTGMTAIGGVAPVVIGYLSDVFGFVVAFGLIVCVLACGGLLIVVLR; translated from the coding sequence ATGTCCCTCTCACTGTCTCGTCCATCTCTCGGCTCAGTTCGTCGGTTCCTCAGAACCTACGATCTCGTTTTTCTGGTCGCGTTTCTCTGGTTTATGGTGCAGTTTCTCCGATTCATCTTCCCACCGCTGTTCGGGACGTTTCAGGATGTCTACGGCGTTTCGAACACCCAAACCGGGTTGTTGTTCACCCTGTTGATGTTCGGCTACTCGGCCATGCAGTTCCCCGGCGGTTGGCTTGGGGACCGCTTTCACGAGGTTTCTGTGATGGCCGGTGGCGCGCTCCTGTTTGCGCTGGCCGCGGTGTTTGCTGGCTTTGCACCGACATTCACCCTCATTATGGTCGCCGCAGTCGGGATCGGTATCGGCACTGGGATTCACAAAACGGTCGCCATCGCCTATCTCTCGCGTGTGTATCCCGAGCGAACCGGACTCAGCCTCGGGATCATGGACACCATCGGGCAGTTCGGCGGCATGCTCGCGCCGATTGTCGTCGTCGGATTGCTTGCGAGTGTGCTCCCGTGGGAGAGCGTGTTTTTCATCGGCGCTGCGGTGAGTGTCGTTCTCGCTGCCGCGTTGTTCTACCGTGCCCATCCGAACAAGGGGTACGAACGACGCGACCAGCAGGGCGCTGTCGACCACCCTCCCGACGACGATGTCGACCAGCCTACTTCTGAGACCCCTGACACCTCAAGCGAGACCGAGACAGTCGACGATCCGGATGACGCGACATCGTACCTCGCGATTTTCTCGGACCGAAAAATCCTGTTGTTTCTGGCGGTCACGATGTTGTTTACGTTTTCGTGGAACGGACTCTCGGCGTTCTTCCCGCTGTTTTTGGCCGACGAAAAGGGGCTGTCGCCGAGCGTTGCGGGGATCGCGTACAGTCTGCTGTTTGCAGCCAGCGTCAGCCAGACGGTGACCGGCGGCGCAAGCGACAGGGTCGGCAAACTCGCCATCTCGCTGCTCCTGTTCGGCGTCATGATCGGCGGGCTGATTGCGCTGCTGGTCACTGATTCGGTCGTCCTCATTCTCGGGTTAACTGTGATCACCGGAATCGGCTTCCACGGCTTCCGGCCGGTGCGTGATTCCTACCTGATGGATCTCATCCCGCCAGAAATCGGCGGTGGCACGCTCGGCATCGTCAGAACGGGGATGACCGCTATCGGTGGCGTTGCGCCGGTCGTTATCGGCTATCTGTCCGATGTCTTCGGCTTCGTCGTCGCCTTTGGACTGATCGTCTGTGTCCTCGCTTGCGGCGGGCTCCTCATCGTCGTCCTGCGATAA
- a CDS encoding MmgE/PrpD family protein, translating to MGETAALAEYTVSIEYEDIPTETVDHAKKGIRDFLGVAVYGSHHEVGDQIMGYVDRCMSGEESTVIGRGTASPTGAALANGAFGHAIDYDDTFESIVIHPSSPVFGATLAAGEVADADGKDLITAYTVGLEAAFRVGHSQYPNHYQNGWHSTGTAGSFGAAASAAHLLDLSVDETIAAFGIVASGSSALKKNFGTMTKPLHAGHAAEIGVRSALLAAEGFTSDDAILEGPIGYGEVMTTDGSYDPSEITEDLGEEWAVLDLGFKPHPSGVITHAAMDALRTLVIDHDLTPESVDGITVALDDAASEMLHHADPGDALQAKFSIEFCLAAILREQKAGIHEFTDEYVNQPETKEVIAKIDRSFEENLFDAHYASYGARVTVETADGETLVKEVKHHPGSPNNPVSEDRLQAKFDECVLTVLSDDETAELADVIASLETDGSADDLIGLLRP from the coding sequence ATGGGCGAGACAGCAGCGCTTGCAGAGTACACCGTTAGTATCGAATACGAAGACATTCCGACAGAAACAGTCGACCACGCCAAGAAGGGGATTCGAGATTTCCTCGGTGTCGCCGTCTACGGCTCGCATCACGAGGTCGGCGACCAGATCATGGGCTACGTCGACCGCTGTATGAGCGGCGAGGAGTCGACGGTCATCGGGCGAGGGACGGCGAGTCCGACGGGGGCCGCACTCGCCAACGGGGCCTTCGGGCATGCCATCGACTACGACGACACGTTCGAATCCATTGTCATCCATCCAAGCTCACCCGTTTTCGGCGCAACGCTCGCGGCTGGCGAGGTCGCTGACGCCGATGGCAAGGATCTGATCACCGCCTACACCGTGGGCCTTGAGGCGGCGTTCCGTGTCGGTCACAGCCAGTATCCGAATCACTACCAGAACGGCTGGCACAGCACCGGGACGGCTGGTTCATTCGGCGCGGCCGCATCCGCAGCCCATCTGCTCGATCTCTCGGTCGACGAAACGATTGCGGCGTTCGGCATCGTCGCTTCCGGCTCCTCGGCACTCAAAAAGAACTTCGGGACGATGACCAAGCCACTGCATGCGGGCCATGCGGCCGAGATCGGTGTTCGGTCGGCACTGCTGGCGGCTGAGGGCTTTACGTCGGATGACGCAATCTTGGAGGGGCCGATTGGCTACGGCGAAGTGATGACTACCGATGGTTCCTACGATCCGAGCGAGATCACTGAGGATCTCGGCGAAGAGTGGGCTGTCCTCGATCTCGGCTTCAAACCGCACCCATCCGGCGTCATTACCCACGCCGCGATGGATGCGCTCCGAACGCTCGTGATCGACCACGATCTCACGCCCGAGTCGGTCGACGGGATCACGGTCGCACTCGACGATGCGGCCTCCGAAATGCTCCACCACGCTGATCCGGGCGACGCGCTCCAAGCTAAGTTCTCCATCGAGTTCTGTCTCGCGGCAATCCTCCGCGAGCAGAAGGCGGGCATCCACGAGTTCACCGATGAGTACGTGAACCAGCCCGAAACGAAGGAGGTCATCGCCAAAATCGACCGTTCGTTCGAGGAGAACCTCTTCGATGCCCACTACGCGAGCTACGGGGCCCGCGTCACCGTCGAAACGGCAGACGGTGAGACGCTTGTCAAAGAAGTCAAACACCATCCGGGCAGTCCGAACAACCCGGTCAGCGAGGACCGACTGCAGGCGAAGTTCGACGAATGCGTGCTGACCGTGCTGAGCGACGACGAGACCGCGGAGCTTGCGGACGTCATCGCTTCGCTCGAAACCGATGGGTCGGCCGACGACCTCATCGGTCTCCTGCGTCCGTAG
- a CDS encoding IclR family transcriptional regulator: MSDPTKDRSVKSTRTTFRIIEALEASDGARLTDLAADLDLAKSTVHQQLSALGEIGYVVQEGTEYQLGLKFLDLKEYVRARKPAYKLAEPLVEELADETGERAQFFAEEHGRAVYVHTKQGEHAVQADRRVGKQRYLHSSAGGKAILAHLPEERIEAVIEQWGLPQETDNTHATRESLFEDLAEIRNRGYSLNKAESISGLWSVGVPVMGPDGLPVGAFSISGPRHRMKADRIHDSMVDLLLGTANELELNIAYS; this comes from the coding sequence ATGAGCGACCCCACGAAGGATCGGTCGGTGAAGTCGACGCGGACGACATTCAGAATCATCGAGGCACTGGAAGCCAGCGACGGGGCACGCCTCACTGATCTCGCTGCTGATCTCGACTTAGCGAAGAGCACGGTCCATCAGCAGCTGTCGGCACTCGGTGAGATTGGGTATGTCGTCCAAGAGGGTACGGAGTACCAGTTGGGGCTCAAGTTCCTTGACCTAAAAGAGTATGTCCGCGCGCGCAAGCCCGCGTACAAACTCGCCGAACCGCTGGTCGAAGAACTCGCCGACGAAACTGGCGAACGCGCCCAGTTTTTCGCCGAAGAACACGGCCGTGCCGTCTACGTCCATACGAAACAGGGCGAACACGCCGTTCAGGCCGACCGCCGCGTCGGCAAACAGCGGTATCTCCATTCGAGTGCCGGTGGGAAAGCGATCTTGGCGCATCTACCGGAAGAGCGAATCGAGGCCGTCATCGAACAGTGGGGGCTGCCACAGGAGACCGACAACACACATGCGACGCGCGAATCGTTGTTCGAGGATCTGGCTGAAATCCGCAACCGTGGCTACAGCCTGAACAAGGCCGAATCGATTAGTGGGCTCTGGTCGGTTGGTGTGCCAGTGATGGGGCCGGACGGACTCCCGGTCGGCGCGTTTAGTATCTCCGGACCCCGACACCGCATGAAAGCCGACCGAATCCATGACAGTATGGTCGACCTCCTGCTTGGCACCGCAAACGAACTCGAACTGAACATTGCATACTCCTAA
- a CDS encoding universal stress protein — protein sequence MVVLAAISDADTDEQILAEAVKLADAFDDELHVVHVRSYDSLSDTEQDATDKTVKQQTKAIAAAAVEDVDRSVVPVGLIGQPAAEILEYAEEIDTRYLVIGGQKRSPVGKALFGSTTQKVLLGAERPVVTVMG from the coding sequence ATGGTAGTACTCGCAGCTATTAGTGATGCAGACACGGACGAACAGATTTTGGCAGAGGCAGTAAAACTCGCCGACGCGTTCGACGACGAACTGCATGTCGTCCACGTCCGATCCTATGATTCGCTTTCGGACACAGAGCAGGATGCAACCGACAAGACCGTCAAACAACAGACGAAGGCTATCGCAGCCGCCGCAGTCGAAGACGTCGACAGATCGGTCGTTCCAGTCGGTCTCATTGGTCAGCCAGCAGCCGAGATCCTGGAGTATGCCGAGGAGATCGACACACGGTATCTCGTGATCGGCGGCCAAAAGCGCTCGCCGGTCGGGAAGGCACTGTTTGGCAGCACGACACAGAAGGTACTGTTGGGTGCAGAACGGCCCGTTGTCACCGTCATGGGCTGA
- the ppsA gene encoding phosphoenolpyruvate synthase: MSIQWLDNVRSTDLETVGGKAASLGELTDAGLPVPPGFVVTADTYRTFLEASEIDEELFAGLDVDPDDDAGLAAAASAGRELIRETPLPESVRDEIITAYRSLGEGSDAENKPFVAVRSSATAEDLPDASFAGQHGTYLNVTEDLLVRRVKECWASLFSERAVHYRNNQGFAHDAVDIAVVVQQMVDAEKSGVMFTRHPSTGNRQMIVEAAWGLGEAVVSGTVSPDHYEINPETATITESTIADKKQRMVKDPETGETALQPVPEADRTAQVITDAEIERLVELGQLVEDHYGEPQDVEWAILDGEVFMLQSRPITTISEGDDTEQAANGGPTELQSTDATDSETAEGGDEILVRGVSASPGTGSGAVRIIKKLDHLDQVTDGDIIVSKMTMPDMVPAMKRAGAIVTDEGGMTSHASIVSREMGVPAVVGTQDATQVLENGQQITVDGDMGIVRAGGTEDDEPAVQPDPLESVRPQTPVKPMTATEVKVNLSIPEAADRAAATGADGVGLLRIEHMVLSLGKTPEQYIEDHGEDAYISELVEGIRTVAEEFYPRPVRARTLDAPTDEFRELKGGENEPHEHNPMLGYRGIRRSLDNPEPFRCELKAFSRLFEMGYDNVELMVPLVNDAEDIERTKHLIEEVGIDPEKARWGVMIETPASALLIEEIAATGVGFVSFGTNDLTQYTLAVDRNNEHVAERFDELHPSVLKLIGSTIETCRELGVDTSICGQAASKPAMVKFLVEQGINSISANIDAVRDVQHEVKRVEQKLLLDSVR, from the coding sequence ATGAGTATCCAATGGCTCGACAACGTACGGTCGACCGATCTCGAAACGGTCGGCGGAAAGGCAGCCTCGCTGGGCGAGTTGACCGACGCCGGACTCCCCGTTCCACCGGGGTTCGTCGTGACCGCCGACACCTACCGGACGTTCCTCGAGGCCTCCGAGATCGACGAGGAACTGTTTGCCGGTCTCGACGTTGATCCCGACGATGACGCCGGGCTCGCGGCCGCCGCGTCGGCTGGGCGTGAGCTGATCAGAGAGACACCGCTCCCGGAGTCGGTTCGGGACGAGATCATAACTGCCTACCGGTCACTCGGAGAGGGTAGTGACGCGGAAAACAAGCCGTTCGTCGCTGTTCGCTCGTCGGCAACCGCCGAGGACCTGCCGGATGCTTCCTTTGCAGGCCAACACGGTACCTATCTCAACGTCACCGAAGACCTGCTTGTTCGGCGCGTCAAGGAGTGTTGGGCTTCGCTGTTCTCCGAGCGCGCGGTCCACTACCGAAACAATCAGGGGTTCGCTCACGACGCCGTCGACATCGCGGTCGTCGTCCAGCAGATGGTCGACGCCGAGAAATCCGGCGTGATGTTCACCCGACATCCCTCGACTGGTAACAGACAGATGATCGTCGAGGCCGCATGGGGGCTCGGCGAAGCCGTCGTCTCGGGGACGGTATCACCGGATCACTACGAGATCAACCCCGAGACGGCCACGATCACCGAGTCGACCATCGCGGACAAAAAACAGCGGATGGTCAAAGATCCCGAGACGGGCGAGACCGCACTCCAACCGGTGCCCGAGGCGGATCGAACCGCACAGGTGATCACGGATGCCGAGATCGAACGACTCGTCGAACTCGGGCAGCTCGTCGAGGACCACTACGGTGAGCCCCAAGATGTCGAGTGGGCGATTCTGGATGGAGAGGTGTTCATGCTCCAGTCCCGGCCGATCACGACCATCAGCGAGGGAGACGACACCGAGCAGGCCGCAAACGGTGGTCCCACTGAATTACAGTCGACTGACGCCACCGACAGTGAGACAGCTGAGGGTGGCGACGAGATCCTCGTCCGTGGTGTGAGCGCAAGCCCCGGAACCGGTTCCGGAGCCGTGCGGATCATCAAAAAACTCGATCATCTCGACCAAGTGACCGACGGCGACATCATCGTCAGCAAGATGACGATGCCGGATATGGTGCCCGCGATGAAACGGGCCGGAGCCATCGTCACCGACGAGGGCGGGATGACCTCACACGCCTCGATTGTCTCCCGCGAGATGGGCGTCCCCGCAGTCGTCGGCACTCAGGACGCGACGCAGGTGTTGGAAAACGGCCAGCAGATCACCGTCGACGGCGATATGGGCATCGTCCGTGCGGGCGGCACCGAGGACGACGAGCCAGCAGTCCAGCCGGACCCGCTCGAATCGGTTCGCCCACAGACGCCGGTCAAACCGATGACTGCCACCGAAGTCAAAGTGAATCTCTCGATTCCGGAAGCCGCCGACCGGGCGGCCGCGACCGGCGCTGACGGCGTCGGACTACTGCGTATCGAACACATGGTGCTCTCGCTCGGCAAGACGCCCGAGCAGTATATCGAAGATCACGGCGAGGACGCCTACATCTCGGAACTCGTTGAGGGGATTCGGACGGTCGCCGAGGAGTTCTATCCTCGACCGGTTCGGGCACGCACCCTCGATGCGCCAACCGACGAATTCCGCGAACTGAAAGGCGGGGAAAACGAGCCACACGAGCACAATCCGATGTTGGGCTACCGAGGCATCCGCCGGAGTCTCGACAACCCCGAGCCGTTCCGCTGTGAACTCAAAGCCTTCAGTCGACTGTTCGAGATGGGCTACGACAACGTCGAACTCATGGTGCCGCTGGTCAACGACGCCGAAGATATCGAACGCACCAAGCACCTCATCGAGGAGGTCGGCATCGATCCGGAAAAGGCCCGCTGGGGCGTGATGATCGAGACACCCGCCAGCGCGCTTCTCATTGAAGAAATCGCCGCCACCGGCGTCGGTTTCGTCTCCTTCGGGACCAACGATCTCACCCAGTACACACTTGCGGTCGACCGAAACAACGAACACGTCGCAGAGCGGTTCGATGAACTCCACCCCAGCGTGCTCAAACTGATCGGCTCGACCATCGAAACCTGCCGCGAACTCGGCGTCGACACCAGTATCTGTGGCCAAGCCGCCTCGAAACCGGCGATGGTGAAATTCCTCGTCGAACAGGGGATTAATTCGATCAGTGCCAACATCGATGCCGTGCGGGACGTCCAACACGAGGTTAAACGGGTCGAACAGAAACTGCTGCTCGACTCGGTTCGCTGA
- a CDS encoding HhH-GPD family protein, giving the protein MSDSGTKESAELPDGETVDAIQDALIEWYEADHRSYPWRETDDPYAILVSEIMSQQTQLDRVVEAWSDFLDEWPTVDSLAEAPRGDVVAFWSDHSLGYNNRAKYLHEAANQVVDDYDGEFPDTPSELKELMGVGPYTANAVASFAFNNGDAVVDTNVKRVLYRAFDIPDDDAAFKTAAEELMPEGRSRVWNNAIMELGGVACEKTPKCDTAGCPWREWCTAYETGDFTAPDVPTQPSFEGSRRQKRGRVIRTLGEYDELTLDKLGPRVRVDYGGETGKEWLRELVADLADDGLVDVTDDGESTVVRLQQ; this is encoded by the coding sequence ATGAGTGATTCGGGCACCAAGGAGAGCGCAGAACTCCCTGACGGCGAGACGGTCGACGCGATTCAGGACGCGCTGATCGAGTGGTACGAGGCCGACCACCGGTCGTATCCGTGGCGGGAGACCGACGACCCATATGCCATTCTCGTCTCCGAAATCATGAGCCAACAGACCCAACTCGACCGGGTTGTCGAGGCGTGGTCGGATTTTCTCGACGAGTGGCCCACCGTCGACTCGCTGGCTGAGGCTCCCCGCGGCGACGTGGTGGCCTTCTGGAGCGACCACAGCCTCGGCTACAACAACCGCGCGAAATATCTCCACGAGGCCGCCAATCAGGTCGTCGACGACTACGACGGTGAGTTCCCCGACACACCCAGCGAACTCAAGGAACTGATGGGCGTCGGCCCATACACCGCCAACGCGGTCGCCTCGTTTGCCTTTAATAATGGTGATGCGGTGGTCGACACCAACGTCAAACGCGTGTTGTATCGCGCATTTGATATTCCGGACGACGATGCCGCTTTCAAAACTGCTGCCGAGGAGCTGATGCCCGAGGGTCGCTCGCGGGTCTGGAACAACGCCATCATGGAACTCGGCGGGGTTGCCTGCGAGAAGACGCCCAAATGCGACACCGCGGGCTGTCCGTGGCGCGAGTGGTGTACGGCCTACGAGACAGGGGATTTTACAGCCCCTGACGTGCCGACTCAGCCGAGTTTCGAGGGGAGCAGGCGGCAGAAGCGCGGTCGCGTTATTCGGACGCTCGGCGAGTACGATGAGTTGACACTGGATAAGCTGGGACCGCGAGTGCGAGTCGACTACGGCGGCGAGACTGGCAAAGAATGGCTTCGGGAGTTGGTCGCTGATCTCGCTGATGATGGATTAGTTGACGTCACAGACGACGGCGAGTCGACGGTTGTTCGATTACAGCAGTAA
- a CDS encoding transcriptional regulator, producing MVKSTVRFSEAVMDRVEELVSGETFSSKSEFQRFAVEFVLSEIDDYEPEMLDFDDVRDEVFPDTAPARGSDNVPEPGAEFYQIAARVRQFAIRDEIDTARDLIDTHYPATDPRSVLLDDIVETYRIRELLQTSPLPDETD from the coding sequence ATGGTGAAGTCGACAGTTCGCTTCTCGGAGGCGGTGATGGACCGCGTCGAGGAGCTCGTCTCCGGAGAAACGTTTTCGAGCAAATCCGAGTTCCAGCGGTTTGCCGTTGAGTTCGTCCTCTCGGAGATCGACGACTACGAGCCTGAGATGCTGGATTTTGACGACGTCCGCGACGAGGTATTCCCCGACACCGCTCCGGCAAGAGGCTCCGATAACGTCCCTGAACCGGGCGCGGAGTTCTATCAGATCGCCGCCCGCGTCCGACAGTTCGCGATCCGCGACGAGATCGATACTGCCCGCGACCTCATCGACACCCACTATCCGGCGACCGATCCCCGAAGCGTCCTCCTTGACGATATCGTCGAAACCTACCGCATCCGCGAACTGTTACAGACTTCTCCACTCCCGGACGAGACCGACTAG
- a CDS encoding universal stress protein, producing MSLYNRILVPTDGSQEGMRAITHAIAVAEAHGSTVTALYVINTASYNGIPMESSWKNVTTLLDTNAQAALDEVVDMGAEHDVPVETEIVEGPPSKEIITAAEVDNCDLIVMGTHGRGGINRLLLGSVAEKVVRSASVPVMTVRVGTEPAEVSGPSTAEPDTDTGPMAADSWTS from the coding sequence ATGTCACTGTACAACCGCATTTTAGTCCCGACAGATGGCTCACAGGAGGGTATGCGGGCGATTACCCACGCAATAGCTGTTGCCGAGGCACATGGGTCGACAGTGACTGCACTGTATGTAATCAACACGGCGAGTTACAACGGGATTCCGATGGAGTCGTCATGGAAGAACGTGACGACGCTGCTCGACACGAACGCGCAGGCAGCACTCGACGAGGTCGTCGACATGGGTGCCGAACACGACGTTCCTGTCGAGACCGAAATCGTCGAAGGACCACCGAGCAAGGAGATTATTACGGCGGCTGAGGTCGACAACTGTGACCTGATCGTGATGGGCACTCATGGCCGCGGCGGGATCAACCGGCTACTGTTGGGGAGCGTCGCCGAAAAAGTCGTTCGCAGTGCCTCCGTCCCGGTGATGACTGTCAGAGTCGGCACGGAGCCCGCCGAGGTCAGTGGCCCGTCGACCGCCGAACCGGACACTGACACTGGACCGATGGCTGCCGACTCCTGGACCAGTTAA
- a CDS encoding biotin--[acetyl-CoA-carboxylase] ligase, protein MNETRRTLLAAFEEGPITGPELATRLDISRAAVWKQVEALRDDGFTIESTDAGYEVTGVPEYGAAAIEFGLEAPYTVEYHDSLGSTNDRARKVAKSGAVDVAVVADEQTGSRGRLKRAWTAPSGGVWCSVVLQPDLPAAHVPLSALASGVATVVACREAGVDAHLKWPNDVLVGDEGERGGQKLAGILTEMEGEADRVSWLIIGIGVNANIDAAELPEGATSLRELTGDIDRRLFVQRLLESLHEQLSNPDTVLDQWREYSSTLGSEVRIETSTGVVEGRAVDVQFPGALVVETDTGEEVVHAGDCEHLRPAETS, encoded by the coding sequence ATGAACGAAACTCGCCGCACGCTGTTGGCGGCTTTCGAGGAGGGACCGATCACGGGGCCTGAACTGGCCACGCGGCTGGATATCTCTCGGGCCGCAGTCTGGAAGCAGGTCGAAGCGCTCAGAGACGACGGGTTCACGATTGAAAGCACGGACGCGGGCTACGAGGTAACGGGTGTTCCGGAGTATGGTGCGGCCGCAATCGAATTTGGGCTGGAGGCACCGTACACCGTCGAGTACCACGACTCACTCGGCAGCACCAACGACCGCGCCCGAAAGGTGGCCAAATCCGGAGCCGTCGACGTCGCGGTCGTCGCCGACGAACAGACCGGGAGCCGCGGTCGACTCAAGCGGGCGTGGACCGCCCCCAGCGGCGGCGTCTGGTGTTCGGTCGTGCTCCAGCCGGATCTTCCGGCGGCTCACGTCCCACTGTCGGCACTCGCATCCGGTGTTGCAACCGTCGTTGCGTGTCGGGAGGCAGGCGTCGACGCTCACCTCAAATGGCCCAACGACGTGCTCGTCGGCGACGAGGGAGAACGCGGCGGCCAGAAGCTAGCTGGGATTCTCACCGAAATGGAGGGTGAAGCCGACCGGGTGTCGTGGCTTATTATTGGCATCGGTGTTAACGCCAACATCGACGCTGCCGAGTTGCCGGAGGGGGCAACGAGCCTTCGAGAACTGACAGGCGACATCGACCGTCGACTGTTCGTCCAACGACTGCTCGAATCACTCCACGAACAGCTTTCAAACCCTGATACAGTGCTTGATCAGTGGCGAGAGTACAGTTCAACGCTTGGCAGCGAGGTTCGAATCGAGACGTCGACAGGAGTCGTCGAGGGACGGGCCGTCGACGTGCAGTTCCCCGGCGCGCTAGTTGTCGAAACTGACACCGGCGAAGAAGTCGTCCACGCGGGCGACTGTGAGCATTTGCGACCTGCTGAAACCAGTTAA
- the cofD gene encoding 2-phospho-L-lactate transferase: MITFLAGGTGTPKLLAGATAQFDPDGLTVVANTGDDIELGGLLVSPDVDTVLFHEGDVLDTDRWWGIEDDTHETNAELHRLAEEADLDTGPQYLPPREQTAGRPIARWRRFSGIAEFMTIGDRDRAVHITRTSLLDEGKTPTEATRILADAFDVDLTLLPMTDDPVATIIATEEGPIHFQEYWLGPADHDVQGVEFRGAEEAEPTTHVLDALDAPVVIGPSNPVTSIGPMLAVPGIREALERTPVVAVSPFIEDEVFSGPAAELMDGTGREPSTRGVADAYPFVDAFVLDSEDGTDLDRPVVRTDTKIDDEADSRRVMEAVIEAMAELGINV; this comes from the coding sequence ATGATCACGTTTCTCGCTGGTGGCACGGGAACGCCGAAGCTGTTGGCCGGGGCCACAGCCCAGTTCGACCCCGACGGGCTCACCGTCGTCGCCAACACCGGCGACGATATCGAACTTGGCGGCCTGCTCGTCTCTCCGGACGTCGACACCGTCCTCTTTCACGAGGGCGACGTCTTAGACACCGACCGATGGTGGGGAATCGAGGACGACACCCACGAGACCAACGCCGAACTCCACCGACTGGCCGAGGAAGCCGACCTCGACACCGGCCCACAGTACCTCCCGCCGCGCGAGCAGACCGCCGGTCGACCGATTGCCCGCTGGCGACGCTTCTCGGGCATCGCTGAGTTCATGACCATCGGCGACCGCGACCGGGCGGTCCACATCACGCGCACGAGCCTGCTTGACGAGGGCAAAACGCCCACCGAAGCGACCCGGATTCTCGCCGATGCCTTCGACGTCGACCTCACGCTGCTGCCGATGACCGACGATCCAGTTGCGACTATCATCGCAACCGAGGAGGGGCCGATCCATTTTCAGGAGTACTGGCTCGGTCCAGCTGACCACGACGTACAGGGCGTCGAGTTCCGCGGGGCCGAGGAGGCCGAGCCGACGACCCACGTGCTCGACGCCCTCGACGCGCCGGTCGTGATCGGCCCCTCAAACCCGGTGACAAGTATCGGCCCAATGCTCGCGGTACCGGGTATTCGTGAGGCCCTCGAACGAACTCCGGTCGTTGCGGTCTCGCCGTTCATCGAAGACGAGGTGTTCTCGGGACCGGCCGCGGAACTCATGGACGGCACTGGACGGGAACCAAGTACACGAGGGGTAGCCGACGCCTACCCCTTCGTCGACGCCTTCGTCCTCGACTCCGAGGACGGGACTGATCTCGACCGACCAGTCGTCCGAACCGATACGAAAATCGATGACGAGGCAGACAGCAGACGAGTGATGGAGGCCGTGATTGAGGCGATGGCGGAGTTGGGGATCAACGTATGA
- a CDS encoding tRNA-dihydrouridine synthase — protein sequence MSRREPERSTSCSAGNSRCLPFKPRLALASLSGEADAAWAAAGAELAGAAFIGGVALDEPSREAARALVDRDREEFLPDDPLAFISDQLSTLDAVPIQPGVNVRATRLEPIRRAAAICADHDAIVEINAHCRQPELCEVGCGETLLADTDRLTKNVSTAAAEGATVSVKVRAEVPGVDLSTVAERIEDAGANIIHVDAMDSEPVIRDVATASDLFVIANNEVRDQETVREYLSYGADAVSVGRPSREPTGAVMQRVATAVDQWEVPVR from the coding sequence ATGAGTCGGCGGGAGCCTGAACGGTCGACCAGCTGCTCAGCGGGCAATAGCCGGTGCCTACCATTCAAACCACGACTGGCGCTAGCGAGTCTGAGCGGCGAGGCCGACGCCGCGTGGGCGGCCGCGGGGGCGGAACTCGCCGGAGCAGCCTTTATAGGTGGGGTTGCCCTTGACGAGCCGAGCCGGGAGGCTGCCCGCGCGCTCGTCGACCGGGACCGCGAGGAGTTTCTCCCAGATGATCCGCTGGCGTTTATAAGCGATCAACTGTCGACACTCGATGCGGTACCGATTCAACCGGGCGTCAACGTCAGAGCTACGCGCCTTGAGCCGATTCGACGGGCCGCAGCAATCTGTGCGGATCACGACGCAATCGTGGAGATCAACGCCCACTGTCGACAGCCTGAACTCTGCGAGGTGGGCTGTGGCGAGACGTTGCTGGCCGATACCGACCGACTAACAAAGAATGTCTCCACGGCCGCCGCCGAAGGAGCGACGGTGAGCGTCAAGGTTCGTGCCGAGGTTCCCGGCGTCGACCTGTCGACGGTTGCCGAGCGAATCGAGGATGCGGGGGCCAACATTATCCACGTCGACGCGATGGACTCTGAACCTGTGATCCGGGATGTCGCTACGGCGTCCGATTTGTTCGTGATTGCCAACAACGAGGTACGGGATCAAGAGACTGTAAGAGAGTATCTCAGCTATGGGGCCGACGCGGTCAGTGTGGGTCGACCGAGCCGGGAGCCGACCGGCGCGGTAATGCAACGGGTGGCCACCGCGGTCGACCAGTGGGAGGTACCAGTCAGATGA